In the genome of Triticum urartu cultivar G1812 chromosome 5, Tu2.1, whole genome shotgun sequence, one region contains:
- the LOC125555966 gene encoding HSP-interacting protein-like: MSSEQEHPETSELEEEVEKDEDAAIVELVTELKQEGTTLFRLRDYDGAAFKFDEAIRLSPRAPRAYNENDIASLHSNVAACYMHMNAHRPEDDYHYHQAIDRCNMALDASPRYTKALLKRARCFEALDRLDLACVDVQEVLTLEPNNAVALELLESLREEMEEKKFLLEQEARSLDDLIKVISASEKVAKQFSSTIATAADPANKAVSTETDDDHDMEGILLLGEQDDEHASYDDNNDGEEAPHAHGQSEEEAHVGDQSGQHKQEDGDSAEHHAGAENSAGSAGATRCVEFVLREEGDVRRIALLPQDGGLAQLMDIARSKFPDLKELSVNFKDDRGDLVTVDSTTDQSTWFDEANSRSQGPLRLYVTEGNHERVSCPDQPIREHDSVDPCLSHDQ; encoded by the coding sequence ATGAGCAGCGAACAGGAACACCCGGAGACGTCAGAgctggaggaggaggtggagaagGACGAGGATGCCGCCATCGTGGAGCTGGTGACGGAGCTGAAGCAGGAAGGCACGACGCTGTTCCGGCTGCGGGACTACGACGGCGCGGCGTTCAAGTTCGACGAGGCGATCCGGCTGTCCCCCCGGGCCCCGCGCGCGTACAACGAGAACGACATCGCCTCCCTCCACAGCAACGTGGCGGCGTGCTACATGCACATGAACGCGCACCGCCCCGAGGACGACTACCACTACCACCAGGCCATCGACCGGTGCAACATGGCCCTGGACGCGTCGCCGAGGTACACCAAGGCGCTCCTGAAGAGGGCGCGCTGCTTCGAGGCGCTGGACCGGCTGGACCTGGCCTGCGTCGACGTGCAGGAGGTGCTGACCCTGGAGCCCAACAACGCGGTCGCGCTGGAGCTCCTCGAGAGCCTCCGGGAGGAGATGGAGGAGAAGAAGTTCCTGCTGGAGCAGGAGGCCCGGTCGCTGGACGACCTCATCAAGGTCATCTCCGCCAGCGAGAAGGTGGCCAAGCAGTTCAGCTCtaccatcgctaccgcagcagaCCCTGCTAACAAGGCTGTTTCCACGGAGACGGACGACGATCACGACATGGAGGGGATATTGCTCCTCGGTGAGCAGGACGACGAGCACGCGAGCTACGACGACAACAATGACGGGGAAGAAGCACCGCACGCGCACGGCCAGTCGGAGGAGGAGGCGCATGTAGGTGATCAGAGCGGTCAGCACAAGCAGGAAGACGGAGACAGCGCAGAGCATCATGCCGGCGCTGAGAACAGTGCTGGCTCTGCTGGAGCGACGAGATGCGTGGAGTTCGTTCTCCGAGAAGAAGGGGATGTCAGGAGGATCGCGCTGCTTCCACAGGATGGCGGTCTGGCTCAGTTGATGGACATAGCTCGGAGCAAGTTCCCCGACCTCAAGGAATTGTCTGTGAATTTCAAGGACGACCGGGGTGACTTGGTAACGGTCGACTCAACCACGGACCAGAGCACATGGTTCGACGAAGCGAATTCCCGGTCCCAAGGGCCACTTCGGTTGTACGTGACCGAAGGTAATCACGAACGGGTGTCGTGCCCCGATCAGCCGATTCGGGAACACGACTCTGTTGATCCGTGCTTGTCGCACGATCAGTAG
- the LOC125508848 gene encoding uncharacterized protein LOC125508848: MLEDKNEKEQPEKVFQCMDGGYRWGIMTSNGSESLNNVFRLSLRLPVAAIVDETFSKCLEWFVEIRRSALNLVDDGKQWSERVDKLLVKRGDRAGHMHVISYGDEVRIFEVKVDHERVPLRHGDHVVFIHKGFEYRVILRPNNAPSCECLKPNLTGVPCAHVLAVCKYRNLNENEIVHSYYSSQVLANTWAGQFHPYGNQNEWPTYNGPTIVPDEKLVNRGHRQHKRIPMYMDEMQGRRMGHQAGRSTRDNNQIGTSSSQGQISLSIQ; encoded by the exons ATGCTG GAAGACAAAAATGAGAAAGAACAACCTGAAAAAGTATTTCAATGCATGGATGGGGGTTACCGTTGGGGGATCATGACCAGCAATGGGTCCGAGTCCTTAAACAATGTGTTTAGGCTTTCCCTAAGGCTCCCAGTGGCAGCGATTGTGGATGAAACATTTTCAAAGTGTTTGGAGTGGTTTGTGGAAATAAGGCGAAGTGCTCTTAACTTGGTTGATGATGGAAAGCAATGGTCCGAACGGGTGGACAAACTTTTGGTGAAAAGGGGTGACAGGGCAGGACATATGCATGTTATTTCATATGGCGATGAAGTTAGAATATTTGAGGTCAAGGTTGATCACGAGAGGGTTCCATTACGCCATGGAGATCATGTTGTTTTTATTCATAAAGGCTTCGAGTACAGGGTCATTTTGCGACCAAATAATGCTCCATCTTGTGAATGCCTAAAGCCGAACCTAACTGGCGTGCCATGTGCTCATGTGCTTGCTGTTTGCAAGTATCGGAATCTGAATGAAAATGAAATAGTACACTCGTATTACTCTTCTCAAGTGCTTGCAAATACTTGGGCTGGGCAATTTCATCCATATGGTAACCAAAATGAGTGGCCAACATATAATGGACCTACTATTGTTCCCGATGAGAAGTTAGTAAACCGTGGGCATCGTCAGCACAAAAGGATCCCCATGTACATGGATGAAATGCAAGGAAGGCGAATGGGGCACCAGGCCGGACGTTCCACAAGAGACAATAATCAAATAG GCACATCATCTAGTCAAGGACAGATCTCATTGTCGATTCAATGA